The window ATCAACACACGACAACAGTTTCCGTTCACAATGTTACGAGCCCAAAGTTTCGACACGAGAATATTCATCTAAATTTTACGCGCATCCTTTGAAAACCGCTACATCTTCGGAGACACATGGAACGCATAATGCAAGGGATTGCATGGGGCCACGCTCTTCCCCCTTCACTTGCCTCTACTTAGGAGTTAGGACCACATGTCGCGATCTGCTCTTCGAGCTGCACCAAAAGATGAATAATAAATCAATGATTAAGATAAGTCTATGGCAAATAATGATGCTCAAGTCACGTGGTTTCACTAATCAGCCTTGTTACAAGTTAGCTAGTTTCTTATTTGGGCATTTGGCGAAGCTTAATTTAAGCTGGGAAACAAAGAATTTCTACCACTTTTTTTAGCTACCATGTGCATCTACCAAGCATGATGACAAAATTACCACATAATCATTTAACAGCTAAATGAGACTTTTCGGTACCTCAAACTAAGTGATCCAAATCTAAATTTCAAAAGAATTAGATTAAGGATTAAGGATTGTTCCCTTTTCTCTATCTTAATATGACCAATCTATGAGTTATGAAACTAGTGGGAATTTGGTATGACAATCCAGCATTAGGCACATAAGGTGCTACCTACATCATGATCTCCAACTCATGTCGCACAATATAGAACTCATtcctaacaagagaaaatgacacGAGACACCTGAAATAATGCAAAAATACCACATTGTCAGATTCTGAAGAGGTTAACAGAATTGAGATGAAATGGTTCTAAAATTGTAACCCTATTCTTCAAAAAAGAAAAATCTCTAGCCATATATGAATTTAGTTGTGCTATAAACAGAAGTCTAGAGCCAATAAATTACAAGAGAACCATCAAAGTGTAGCATATTCAGATAATGAACCGAGTAATATCAACAATGTGATTGCAGATGAAGTGAAAAAGCAAATCAGGTTACTTATTAACAACCTTAGATTGGTATGAGCTGAAAATAATGACAGAGAAGACAACATGAACTGGCAGGTTTACATATAGACATTGAAAAAACAATGTTGTGAATAAGTATTGTGTAACAATATTTAATAAGCTGTTGAGTTCTGACCCTTGTTTGCATTGTATGGCATAGAAATTGCCGAAGTGCATGCAGGCGAGGTTCACTTGCTGTGCACCAACACTGAAACATGCAAAAAAAATGCAGATCAGGAAATTAGGAACTTAGCAAACTTATTATAAACTGAGACGTCAACTAAATAATATTCTCAAGGAGCCATTTTCTATCGTGATAGTCAACTCCATAAATTGTTTGATGAACCAGAAAAAAAACACCATTGCCGTTATGTGCAATAGCAGATCAGTAGtgccagaaatattcagaaaacgaCAAAGTTTTTCTTGACGAACCATGAAATTGTCATGAATACCGACAATTCCGCTACACGAGACACAACTACAATCAGGTCTTCTAATTTTGGATATACAACACCCGAATCACGTCCATGATGtacacaccctgcgcctgacaaatCTGAATAGAAACAACACCGTTCCAATGGAGAAACAGAAAAAATGGCCATTGGCGTTATGTAGAATTGCAGATCATTAATAGTAGAACAAACGTTTACAAAACGACAAAAATTCCCCCTGCCAAGCTATACGATTTGATTGACATTGAGAAGAATACCAACAATTTCGTTACACGATATATGACTAAACTAAGCTCTTCTACCTATGGCTATTTGACGCTTGTAGGGCGACACGAACCTCAATTGTGCGGCCTTGTCGTGAGGTACGCACCCCGTGCCGACACATCCAAATAAAAAACAACATCGATGGCGTGGACAAACTAGAAAAAACACCATTAGAGATACATAGAATAGCAGATCATTAATACCAGAAAAACCACCATTAGTAATACACAGAGTAGCAGATCATTAATACCAGGAATATTCCGAAAACGACAACAATTTATCCTCATCATTGATATTAATCGGGATACCGGAAACTCCTTACACTAAACGCAACTAAACTTGATTCTTCTAACTACGCCTATGGGGCAGTGCAACCGACAAATAAGAATCACTCGCCCAGTATAATAAATAGATCTGAATCGCACGACATTGACGCAGCGGGCAAACAAACATATATAGAGTTAAAAATAAGCAGGTGGAAGAGAGAGAAAGGGTTTATGATGGTCATCACCTGGAGGTGCACCGCATGAGCTGCTGCGTCAGGGCTTCCACCTCGTCAAAGTCCACTTCGGGCTCCTCCCTGCGATTTCCAGAGCAGATAATTAAGATGAGTCAGTACCACGACAGAGAGCAGAGGGAGAGATGATAGAGGGCGTGAGGGCGGACATCAGGatgtcgatgtcgtcgatgatctcgGAGGCGTCGTAGATGAAGAGGTGGGAGACCTCGATGGCGGTGCCCTCGTCCCGCAGCTCCTCGAACGTGTCCTCATCCACGACACCCTGGATTGACGTCGGCCACGGCAAGGCAAACTCATAGGCCAAGTCAGGCCAAATTCCACAACCACACGATTggaagggaggggagggggctcacCTCGGTGTACATGCCGGCAATATGAGCGTTGAGCTGCGCCCTCAGTGCTGCGGCTGCCATGGCAAGGCGAGGAGAGGTCTGGCGGTCCGGGGACTGAGCGGTGGAGACGGGGGAATTCGGCTGCGGATGCGGAGTGAAGGAGGAGGAGCGGAGGTTGTATAGCTGGGCTCACGAGGGTCTCTCACGTAGGCGTTTGGCAGCGAGTGCTCTACTAGCTGTACTGCGTCGTCGGCCGGGCGCCATTAGTTAGCTTGGAAACGGCCCGCGTGCGTATTGCGTgcatgcatcatgcatgcatgcatggagccACCGGTTGTGTGTCCATGTGTTTATGGAAGTGAGCGTCTGTTTCAACTTTAATCTCttttcctttcaaaaaaaaaactttagTCCCTCACAATGTTTATAGGGACGAATGGAAGACCATCCACTCTCCTCTGTCTCACTTAAGTGAATTGGTTTCAAGAGCATTCCATCACTTTTTATGACTTTCACAGTTTCACTTTCAACCCGATTCATCGCCTACATGCCCTTTACGCCCAATCATTCCAAAGCGTACTTTCCCCCTACCCCTTGTCTTAGCGTGGCTGTGGGCATGGAGTTAGCCGGGGCTTCTTCCTCTAGTTCTATCATTATTGCGCACTCAACATAAGAGCTTTACAAGGAGCATTGACCTTCTTCACTCACGCGATATTGCTGGATCAGGCTTTCGCCCATTGTCCAAGATTCCCCTCTGCTGTCCCCCATGGGAGTCTGGGTCATGCCTCAGTCCCAGTGTGGCTAATCGTTCAAAAAGACCAGCTAAGCATCATTAGCTTGGCTAGCCTACCTAACCAACTAACTAATACTACGCAGGCTCATCAAACGGCGCTTTGAACTTTTTTCAGGATTCGGCCAAAACTATTCGGCAGATTCCAACGCATTACGCATCCGTTCGTCACTTTGTTCTCAACTACTCCGATTAATTCCAGCAAACGGAGGCCGTTAGGTCAAAGCCGTAGCGCACGCCTGTAGTTATGAAGCAAGGTGACACAACTTTAGCTATGGGGTGACCTAACCAAACATGGCAGTCAACCCCTAGAGATAAAGCATGCTTCACGAGTTTATGAGCTTCAACATTCAAGCTCCTAAATTCATGGCTAATAATACAATTAGTAAAAGGAGCCTTCCGATCTATGATCTCATGTATGATTGCTCTGTAGATAGCTACGCTCTTCTGATGTATATCTACAACGCCACCTTGAAACCTGAAGCCACCTGAATCTTCTTCTCATAGAGATTATCAGCAAGCGCAAGTGCCACCCTGATTGCTGAAGATTCGACAGTAGCAAGATCTAATATATGTGGGAACACAATGGCTGACACACCCAGAAAATTACATGCTTGATCTCTGCATATAGCTCCCATTGCGCCTCGAGTGCTGCCTGGTCCAACCACCGAACCCACATTGACCTTCACCATATCATCCCGAGGAGCGATACATTGATTTGGCCTAATCACGGGTGCCCCTGGAACTGGACTTCGAGTGCTTTGGGTACCTCTCAGCTCAGTTAAGTAACTCCGCACAAAAGCCTGAAAAGTGAAAGGgcttttatatatctcctcatgtatAGCTTTGTGCCGAGCTCCCCATATCATCCGCAAAAGTGATTGTAAACATGATAAAATCCTTCTCATGTGATACACCTCATGCATGGTGAATAGCCATTGTTTGGCGTCATCATTTACATTCAGACTCAACCGCTCGACAATTTGCTCGTATGATAGTGCCCACGTGCTCCTTGAAACCACGCAACTCAGTAGGGCATGCCTGCACGTATCCTTAGACCCGCACAAACAACAAGCACTCGTCGTCGACATGTTTCTATGATGAAGAAGGACACTGTGAGTATTGTGCTAATCTCCACATGAACACCTTGATTTTCGAGGGGGCTTTTATATGCCATAAGTCTGTCCATCCTGGACAATCAGCCTCTGAGTTTGATCGGACGCCCTGCTCATACAGCCATGATTCTCTACTGATCTTGGTTCAGTGTATCATCTTGTAAGCGGAATGCACAGTGAACATACCCCTTCTATCCTCACTCCAAGCACAAAATCAGATATCTATCTCGTGCAAAGAGGGATCTTCAATATAGTCTCGGCATCAATGGGAATAAGTATCGATTAAATAAGTTGTTCATCTCTTAATGACACAGTGTGATCAGTGTGTTCAGCGACCCTTGTCGGCGGCTTCGGTATTTGTGAAGTTCTCGGCCTCTTTATATGCTCTCTAGTTATCCAGTTGTCGTTCCAAATATCAGGGGATTCTCTGTCTCCTAATCTCCTTATCAAACCATGAGTCATTATCTCTTTCCCATGCAAAATAGACCACCATATCTGTGATGGATGTGGTCCCAAGGTTACATCATAAAGAGAGTTATTTGGATAGTAGAAAACTTCTAAGATTAATGAACTCAGAGAACCGGGATGGTCTAGCAAGCGCCAGGCTTGCTTGGCTAGTAGGCTAGATTAAAGATCTCAAATAATCGGTCTCATCATAACATCACATGAGACCCAGCATGGCTTCCTTCTCCCATGTTTACTTCCCTACCAAAATTGTCTGATTAAAGAGGTGACACTCGCGCAAAATCCTTGCGGGAAATGGAAGCAGGCCATGGAATATACCGGAATTGCCTATGCCACAGACTTTATCAAAACATCTTTACCTGCAGTTGACAGGAGCTTTTCCATCCATCCTCTCAGCTTTTCCGAAACTCTGACACGCAAGTATTTGAAAGCCCTCTTCTTGGACTGCCCCACATCAGTTGGCATACATAATTTCCTATCATTGAGCGACTCATTTTAGACATTCAAAGTATTCCTGGCATCTTCCTTGAGAGCCTGAGGGCATCCTCTCTATTGCAAAATATAAAGGACTTATCATGATTTATTCTTCGTCTGGATGCCAACCAATAATTCTCCAGTAGGTTTGATACTTCAACTGCCCCATCATGACTTGACTTAAAGAAACATGTTGTCATCTGCAAAAAGTATACGGTTCACAGCCGAAGCTGTTGGTGCCGCTTAAGCGTGATGAAGAAGAACTGGATTTCAGGAGGCATTAAAGGCCCTCTACTGCAATTAAGAAAAGATATGGGGATATTGGATCTCCCTATCGGATACCTCTGTTGGGTTGTAATTGATCAAGTATCTCACGATTAAAAAGAACCGAGAAAGATACCATATGAACCATGCCCATAACTATTTGTACCCATGTAGGAGAAAACCCCAATTTCAACATCGTGGCTTTAGAATAGTCCCACTCCAACCTATCATATGCCTTCCTCATATCGAGCTTCAAAGCATAGTAGCTACTAACTTTTTCCCTCGCCGCATTTCATGAAATGTAAGCACTGACATGCACTAATAATATTATCCATGATCATTCTTCCAAGGACAAAAGTTGATTGCTCCTCAGATATGATATCGGTTAAATTTTGCTTCAACCTATTTGCAATAACCTTGGAAGCTAGCCTAAATTTTGTTAAGAGGGTTGGGTTTGTTACCTTTGGAATCAAAATCAGAATTGTATCATTGATGCATTCAGGACTATCTTCCCCTCTCATGATTCTAAAACCGCCTCTATTACTTCTTTACCACAAATATCCCAATGACGCTGATAAAAATGGGCAGGGAACCCATCAGAGCATGGAGCCTTCATTGGGAACATTTGAAATTGTGGCACCCTGGCTCGGAGTAACCGGTTTACGTTGTATTGCCAGCCCAgacatcaagtcttctggcaacacataaCAACTTCGTACATACATAACCGCTTTATTGATCTCTTGCTGATACATAGGTTTGATGATTACATAAgaaagcgaggccaagcggcacacacggtgcggctccaCTATGTACATTATTTATTGAACATCTCAAGAGCCTTTATGTTAGAGGATACAACTACTCAGTAGCAAAACAATGAGGTAGCGGAACTCCATGCCATAGGGACACTCCTAGGACACAGCCTAGATCATGAAGTACCGATCAACCTCAACTCCTTGCATGGTTTCTCCtgcatctggcatgacacgccaggtgggtactttgaatgtacttgcaagctcacagcaaataTGACAAACAATAACATGGAATGAACAAATTAAACATGATCATGAGCATGATGTTACCAATCGCAGTGTGCAAGTGGAATACCGTCATGGTCCCTTGGACCAACTTACCCATCTcgagggttaccttgtaaccaccaTTGGTATCAACCATACCATCATGATCAACACACGATCACCTCAAGATCAACCGACTTCTTCATGTGCAAGTTTGAGGTTCACAAGTGTGCAAGTTAATTATTTATGTTGACCCATATTGTGACCTACTACAAActgtgtccataaccgaggacgtggctatcgatagattatacactctgctgaggttagtacactgtacccacactatggaCCTCATGGTCGcatgctcccattcgggtggactaaCGACGTTCCAACAAAACCAATCTATTGtatacactctcccggccactcccaaAAACTCCTGTCTGGGCTATGCCATGGGTCACCCCTATGTCAACTCATGAATCCGCCACCTTTGTGGCCGCCACCGCCGTGACCAAACTAAACTTTATCGTCCCAAATAGGGACCTCGGTACCATAAAActtgggctcacaaggttattgacgcCTACCGGGCTAGGGTAGTACGTGCACATAacattccctcgttggaggcaccggcgagaggaatGACAATAGAGCGAATTAGAGCATCCTCATCCAGGAAAGTGTGCTTGCACTAGTGAGCTCGATTcggtggcactatgactcgattaACAGCTTTGATCAAGTTTGATTATAGTCAAGTTTAACTTGGATGAAAATGATTCGAGCCAGGTGGAAGAAGGAGAGCAAGTGAGCCGGCGCGGGCAAGCTGTAGTGTCGCGAGGGCGGCGTTTGGGTGATGGCCGAGGGTCCCGGCGTCTAGAGCGTGCACATTGCATGTCGAACAACTGCATCCCGCATGGTCAATGCATGCAGTGGCACACGCGGGACTTTAGGCCAACAGGCCAAAAACCAGTGTGTCATAGAGAAAGAGTGCATTTTTGACTTCCTCGAGTGTGTAAGGGGAAACTAGCATATCATTCATCTCAGTTGTGACCTTGCTTGGGACATTTTTTAGTATTGTATCCATATAACTTACACCCTCAGATGTATACAGAGATTTGTAGAATTCATGGACCATGTTTTTCAACTCCTCCGATCCTCCACTATTACACTAAGAGAATTCTGCAAATCTTTGGTCATATTTTTCTTCCTCGAGATGCTAGCCTGAAGATGGAAAAACTTCAAGTTTTTGTCTCCCGAGGCCAACCACTCAGGTCTTGCTCGTTGTCCCCACATCACCTCCTCACGATGGTACATCTCTACTAATTTTTCATTGATTTTTAGCTCGGCGTGAGTGGGAACCGTCCTGTTTGGATCA is drawn from Triticum dicoccoides isolate Atlit2015 ecotype Zavitan chromosome 4A, WEW_v2.0, whole genome shotgun sequence and contains these coding sequences:
- the LOC119289301 gene encoding histidine-containing phosphotransfer protein 2-like isoform X2, giving the protein MAAAALRAQLNAHIAGMYTEGVVDEDTFEELRDEGTAIEVSHLFIYDASEIIDDIDILMEEPEVDFDEVEALTQQLMRCTSSVGAQQVNLACMHFGNFYAIQCKQGCLVSFSLVRNEFYIVRHELEIMM
- the LOC119289301 gene encoding histidine-containing phosphotransfer protein 2-like isoform X3, translated to MAAAALRAQLNAHIAGMYTEGVVDEDTFEELRDEGTAIEVSHLFIYDASEIIDDIDILMEEPEVDFDEVEALTQQLMRCTSSVGAQQVNLACMHFGNFYAIQCKQGSKSRSRHVVLTPK
- the LOC119289301 gene encoding histidine-containing phosphotransfer protein 2-like isoform X1; amino-acid sequence: MAAAALRAQLNAHIAGMYTEGVVDEDTFEELRDEGTAIEVSHLFIYDASEIIDDIDILMEEPEVDFDEVEALTQQLMRCTSSVGAQQVNLACMHFGNFYAIQCKQGCLVSFSLVRNEFYIVRHELEIMISKSRSRHVVLTPK